The genomic DNA TCGAAGAGGATTTCTTGTCGATGGACGGCGACGTCGGCTCTTTTGAAGACGACTTTGTAGGCGAAGACGATCCAGACAAATATTGGTTCACCACCGATAAAATTATTGCGATTAAAAAAATACACGAGTATTTAGATGCTCGACCAGAAACAGGGAAGGTGCTTAGCTTAGCGACAATGATGGACATTGCTGAGGACTTTAACGACGGTAAGCCTTTAACGAATATCCAGTTAGCTCTACTTTATGGGGTGATTCCGGAAGAATTTAGAGCCATAGTAGTATCACCTTATGTTTCGGTAGAGCACAATCAAGCACGAATTAATGTACGAATTATTGATTCATTAGAAGGGCTGCAGCGGGATACGTTATTATCAGAGATTGAGCAAGACATAGTCGCAGAACTTGGGTTTGAGCCTGGTCAAGTTAAGCTGACGGGTATGATGGTGTTGTATAACAATATGCTGCAAAGCTTATTCTCTTCCCAAATTATGACACTCAGTGCGGTTTTTGCCGGTATTATGCTTATGTTTTTAATTTTATTCCGAAACCTTAAGTTATCGTTAATTGCCATGGTGCCCAACCTTATTGCAGCAACATTAGTATTAGGTGTCATGGGTTGGGTGGGTATTCCGCTCGATATCATGACGATCACAGTTGCCAGTATTACTATTGGCATTGCAGTCGATAATACGATTCATTATATCGTACGTTACAAACTTGAATTAGCGCGAGATGGAAATTATGTTGCAGCGATTCGGCGCAGTCATCAATCTATTGGGAAAGCTATTTTTTATACGTCGATAACCATTATCATGGGGTTCTCCATTTTAATGCTTTCTAATTTTAAACCGACGATTTACTTTGGTGTGTTAACGGCATTGGCCATGGCTGTTGCATTGTTGGGCTCGCTCACTTTGTTGCCAAGATTGATCTTGATTGTTCGCCCATTTGATGTAAAAAAATTGCAGCAGCAAGAGGTATTTGAGGCAGACCGTAGCGATGGAATCTAATGATGAAGATCTCGGTTTTAGTTGTCAGATCACAAAAAATGGACGAGTATTTTTTGTTCACTTAAACAGACCTGCAGGTGTTTTAAGTGGCAAAGAAGCCAGTCGGTTTATGGCTAAATTCAGTCAAAGTAACTTTCAACAACAACAGCTTTTGATGGCAAAAGCCACAGGGCACTATAAACATGGTAATGAAAAACAGAGTAAGAAACGTTAAAGAATGAACGAATAATACGAGCAGCATTGCGCTGCTCGTTTTTCACCGTTTAATCGGTCGTTTCGGTTTTAATTTCGAACGCTTTGACTCGACGGTTATCCGCAGTGGTTACTCGAATCAAAAGATCATCAAGCTCTATCGTATCATCACGCTTCGGAACTCGACCAAAGTTATGCATGATAACGCCGCCAATGGTGTCGAATTCTTCGTCACTGAATTGTGTATTAAAGTGATCGTTAAAATCATCAATGGGTGTTAGCGCCTGAACAATAAAGCCACCATTGCCATTAGAGGCAATGTTATCGATGGTTTCATCATCGTGTTCGTCTTCAATTTCACCAACAATCTCTTCGAGAACGTCTTCAATGGTGACTAAGCCTGATATTCCGCGATATTCATCGACCACAATCGCCATGTGATTTCTATTTTGTCTGAAATCTCGTAACAACACATTTACGCGTTTCGCTTCAGGTACAAAAGTTACATCACGTACGATCGAGCCGACCGCTTTTTGCATTTCTTCTTCATTGAAATCAGCTGTTAAGCCAAGCGAAAGAAGATCTTTTGCTAACAATACACCTATAACTTCATCGTTACTTTCACCTAAAACTGGAAAGCGCGAATGGCCAGAGCTGACGACTTTTGCGGTCCATTCTTTGATGCTTTCATCGTGCTCTAAACTAACCATTTGGGAGCGTGGAATCATAATGTCGCGAACGTGCAAATCGGAGACATTGATTGCGCCTTGCATAATTCGGAGTGAGTCGTCATCGACAATCTCGTTTTGATGCGCTTCCTGAACAATCGCTAGCAATTCATCTTTGTCTCTTGGTTCCCCGGTAAAGGCATCGCCTAGACGTTCTAGGAAAGATTTCTTTCCGGGGTTTCGACTCGTGGGTCGGTCGTCACTCATGACTGCGTTAATCCTCATTGGTTTCTAAGTACGGATCTGAGATGTTTAGCTTGGCTAAAATATCCCTTTCCAGTTGTTCCATTGTATTGGCTTCATCATCTTTTATATGGTCATAGCCTAAAAGATGCAAGGTACCATGCACTAACATATGACACCAATGGTCATTTACGGCTTTGCCTTGCTGTTTGGCTTCCGCAATCACCACAGGTGCGCAGACCACTAGATCGCCCAGCATATAGTCAAAGGCTTCCTCTGGCACACCTACCGGTGCATCAAATGGAAAAGAAAGCACGTTGGTGGGTTTGTCTTTGCCACGATAGTCGTTGTTAAGCTGCTGACTTTCTAGGTTGTTTACAATTCTAATCGCAACGGTGGCGTTCGCCTTTCGGCCTTCCAAGGCAGTACTTAACCAAAGATGACATTGTGCTTCACTGGGCGCTTGGCTATCTGAAACGTTTTCAAAATCTAATTGAATTGGCATTAAGCGTCATTGGCCTCATAGGCATCAACAATTCTTTGTACTAATGGGTGTCTGACCACATCACCAGAAGCAAAATGCGTAAAACTAATGCCTGGTACATCGGTTAATACTTCAATTGCGTGTTTTAACCCAGATTGTTGACCTTTTTGGAGGTCAATCTGAGTAGGGTCACCTGTAATCACCGCAGTTGACCCAAAGCCAATACGCGTTAGAAACATTTTCATCTGTTCGCGAGTGGTGTTTTGGCTTTCATCGAGAATTATAAAAGAGTGGCTGAGTGTTCGGCCACGCATATACGCCAATGGAGCGACTTCAATGACATTTCGTTCTATTAATCGATCAACCTTTTCGAAGCCTAGCATATCGTAAAGGGCATCATATAAGGGGCGTAGATAAGGGTCGACCTTCTGGCTTAAATCACCTGGTAAAAAGCCCAGTTTTTCGCCAGCCTCAACGGCCGGGCGAACCAGTAAAATACGTCGGACTTCGTCCTTCATCAGGGCTTGAACGGCGCACGCAACGGCTAGGTAAGTTTTACCCGTACCAGCAGGACCAATGCCAAAATTAATGTCATGATTCAGAACAGAGTGCACATAACGCTTTTGATTGCCTCCGCGCGGTCTGACCACGAGCTTTGGCGTGTGTACAACATACAACTTATCGTCGTGTAAACTGCCTTCGGCTTGCTTTTGTGCGAGCATGGCGACTTCATTAGGCTGCAAAAATAAGTGAATAGCATCGGGCGCTAAGTCTTTACCGCCTTTGGTTTCGCGGTATAGTCGGCGCAGCACATCAATAGAGGTCGTTAACCGCGCTTCTTCGCCCGTTAATTCAAATAAGTTTCCACGATTGCGTATCCGAATATCTAAGCGATCTTCAATTTGCTTAAGGTTATCGTTCGCGAGGCCACAAAGAGACGCAAGGCGCTGAGGATTGTCTGGTTCGAGTGTGATTTGTCGTGTAATGACACTGTCGCTAGACAGGCCGTCAGTCGGAGTACTCAAAGTAGGGCATTTCCTAATCATAAACGTAGAATTTAAGAATACCCAGCTGACTCGGTTTGTCAAAAAGACTTTGTTGTAACCAGCTGGGATCTAAGACGATTTGGTTATAGCAGTGCCTTAATAGGCCAGCTCTGGATTAATGAGTTCACCTTTTAGGCTGCTGGTAAAGGCCTCGGTGATCTTCACTTGAACAAATTTGCCAATTAAGCTGTGGTCGTCACACTTGAAGAAGGTGTTGCGGTTGTTCTCGCTTCGCCCGTATAACTCAGTACTGTCGCGTTCTGAAACACCTGTCACTAAGATCGTTTGAGTGGTGCCTACCATGCGGCGGCCAATCTGGATGGCCTGAGCTGTAATTCTGTCTTGTAGAATCTTTAACCGCTGCTTTTTAACGCTCTCTTCGGTGGTGTCTTCTAGATCTGAAGCTGGGGTGCCCGGACGTGCACTGTAAACAA from Reinekea marina includes the following:
- the ybeY gene encoding rRNA maturation RNase YbeY, coding for MPIQLDFENVSDSQAPSEAQCHLWLSTALEGRKANATVAIRIVNNLESQQLNNDYRGKDKPTNVLSFPFDAPVGVPEEAFDYMLGDLVVCAPVVIAEAKQQGKAVNDHWCHMLVHGTLHLLGYDHIKDDEANTMEQLERDILAKLNISDPYLETNED
- a CDS encoding PhoH family protein; its protein translation is MSTPTDGLSSDSVITRQITLEPDNPQRLASLCGLANDNLKQIEDRLDIRIRNRGNLFELTGEEARLTTSIDVLRRLYRETKGGKDLAPDAIHLFLQPNEVAMLAQKQAEGSLHDDKLYVVHTPKLVVRPRGGNQKRYVHSVLNHDINFGIGPAGTGKTYLAVACAVQALMKDEVRRILLVRPAVEAGEKLGFLPGDLSQKVDPYLRPLYDALYDMLGFEKVDRLIERNVIEVAPLAYMRGRTLSHSFIILDESQNTTREQMKMFLTRIGFGSTAVITGDPTQIDLQKGQQSGLKHAIEVLTDVPGISFTHFASGDVVRHPLVQRIVDAYEANDA
- a CDS encoding HlyC/CorC family transporter, whose translation is MRINAVMSDDRPTSRNPGKKSFLERLGDAFTGEPRDKDELLAIVQEAHQNEIVDDDSLRIMQGAINVSDLHVRDIMIPRSQMVSLEHDESIKEWTAKVVSSGHSRFPVLGESNDEVIGVLLAKDLLSLGLTADFNEEEMQKAVGSIVRDVTFVPEAKRVNVLLRDFRQNRNHMAIVVDEYRGISGLVTIEDVLEEIVGEIEDEHDDETIDNIASNGNGGFIVQALTPIDDFNDHFNTQFSDEEFDTIGGVIMHNFGRVPKRDDTIELDDLLIRVTTADNRRVKAFEIKTETTD